In Desulforhopalus sp., a single window of DNA contains:
- a CDS encoding TetR/AcrR family transcriptional regulator gives MAGVRETKKQQTRKAIMRAAMTLFSEKGFDKTSIEELAKAAGIGKGTIYGYFQTKMDILHAFCEDELECLHQELTSSADREIPFLQQMVSIYMSEFRHITENREFARLFMRETAFPRGVDLDKHLEHENDYFKLLFPLLEKAQERGELRKDLDLLYITGHFYGLYLLLVSAWCSGRVQTDEAEQALEALFRQAMEGLQPRS, from the coding sequence ATGGCAGGCGTACGAGAAACAAAAAAACAGCAAACCCGCAAGGCAATCATGCGGGCAGCGATGACCCTCTTTAGTGAAAAGGGTTTCGATAAAACCAGTATTGAAGAACTGGCAAAGGCAGCGGGCATTGGCAAGGGCACCATTTACGGCTACTTCCAGACCAAGATGGACATCCTCCATGCCTTCTGCGAGGACGAGCTGGAATGTCTGCATCAGGAACTGACCAGCAGCGCCGACCGGGAAATTCCATTTTTGCAGCAGATGGTGAGCATCTATATGTCGGAATTCCGGCACATAACCGAGAACCGTGAATTTGCCCGCCTGTTCATGCGGGAGACCGCCTTCCCCCGCGGCGTCGATCTCGACAAGCACCTCGAACACGAAAACGATTATTTTAAACTGCTTTTCCCGCTCTTGGAAAAAGCCCAAGAACGCGGCGAACTGCGTAAGGACCTGGACCTCCTCTATATTACCGGACATTTTTATGGGCTGTATCTGCTGCTAGTGTCCGCCTGGTGCAGCGGCAGGGTACAGACCGACGAGGCAGAACAGGCCCTCGAAGCCCTCTTCCGTCAAGCGATGGAAGGTCTGCAGCCTCGGTCTTAA
- a CDS encoding TolC family protein codes for MLLFRYLFIALVLVFAVPSACLAAAQAAGGTKLTLAEAVQLALANNIGLQLQKDDVSSAEGAKEAAEGEFDVVAKGEGGAESQEKTPLIPGESEEDKTAQWAMGLQKKLTTGTEVSLNWTNSRFSSTPETTIFDPVYNTGLTLGLRQPLLQGFGTDRQTAAMRASEKNLAAATFMVSAEAANLAAKVKNAYWNLVYAWQDKSVKELSLALGQRLLAETEEKIRAGKLAPVDIYQPQSEVARREESLISADRAIGLYEDELKLLVNSRDWHLPFIPADLPPTAGVEPDPQAVLENALRSRPDLQAAQLAIDAARIQEEVALDNTRPSLALVGLVGQGGTDDGYGDSMDDAVDNPKTQWQAGLAFSMPLQNSGAKGLHRQASAAHNKAKNSAELLRLQIQQSVRTTVRDVQLAQKTMEATKKTSLASSKRLEAEQEKFAVGRATTFDVLTAQEAYAKALSQEKQSEVGYAQALAELDRIQGQVTTGANL; via the coding sequence ATGCTACTATTCAGATATCTTTTTATTGCGCTGGTGCTGGTGTTTGCAGTTCCGAGTGCGTGTCTGGCTGCGGCGCAGGCGGCAGGTGGTACCAAGCTGACCCTGGCCGAGGCGGTACAGTTGGCTCTTGCCAATAATATCGGGTTGCAGCTGCAAAAAGACGATGTGAGCTCGGCAGAAGGGGCAAAAGAGGCCGCCGAGGGCGAATTTGATGTTGTCGCCAAGGGGGAGGGTGGTGCTGAAAGTCAGGAAAAGACCCCGCTCATCCCTGGTGAGTCGGAGGAAGATAAAACCGCCCAGTGGGCAATGGGCCTGCAGAAGAAGCTGACCACCGGCACCGAGGTCAGCCTCAACTGGACCAACAGCCGCTTTTCCAGTACACCGGAGACAACCATTTTCGATCCGGTCTACAACACCGGCCTGACCCTCGGGTTGCGCCAACCCCTTCTCCAGGGCTTCGGCACCGATCGGCAGACCGCCGCCATGCGCGCCTCGGAAAAGAATCTCGCCGCCGCCACCTTTATGGTAAGCGCCGAGGCCGCCAATCTTGCGGCAAAGGTAAAGAACGCCTATTGGAACCTGGTGTATGCCTGGCAGGACAAGTCGGTCAAGGAGTTGTCGCTTGCCCTTGGGCAAAGGCTTCTCGCAGAGACCGAGGAGAAGATTCGCGCCGGTAAGCTGGCACCGGTCGACATCTACCAGCCGCAATCGGAGGTCGCCCGCCGCGAGGAAAGCCTTATCTCTGCCGACCGGGCCATTGGCCTGTATGAGGATGAGTTGAAGCTCTTGGTCAACAGCCGCGATTGGCATCTGCCCTTTATCCCGGCCGACCTGCCGCCGACCGCCGGGGTGGAACCTGACCCGCAGGCGGTTCTGGAGAACGCCTTGCGCAGCAGACCCGATCTGCAGGCGGCGCAACTGGCCATCGATGCGGCGAGAATCCAAGAGGAAGTGGCCCTTGATAACACCAGGCCCTCTCTTGCCCTGGTTGGTTTGGTCGGCCAGGGTGGCACGGATGACGGCTACGGCGACTCTATGGATGATGCGGTCGACAACCCAAAGACCCAGTGGCAGGCAGGCCTCGCTTTTTCCATGCCCCTGCAGAATAGCGGTGCCAAAGGTCTGCATCGCCAGGCCAGTGCCGCTCACAACAAGGCGAAGAACTCGGCCGAGCTCCTCCGTCTGCAGATCCAGCAAAGCGTCCGGACGACGGTTCGCGACGTGCAACTGGCGCAGAAGACCATGGAGGCAACGAAAAAGACCTCCCTTGCCTCCAGCAAGCGCCTTGAGGCCGAACAGGAGAAATTCGCTGTCGGACGGGCCACCACCTTTGACGTCCTGACCGCCCAGGAGGCATATGCCAAGGCCCTCAGTCAGGAAAAGCAAAGCGAAGTCGGCTATGCCCAGGCTCTGGCTGAGCTCGACCGTATCCAGGGGCAGGTGACAACGGGGGCAAATCTATGA
- a CDS encoding ABC transporter ATP-binding protein — translation MIELVDICRTFTVGGQEVRAMDHVSLTIGAGEYLSIMGPSGSGKSTLLNIIGLLDTPNSGTYRLDGRDVTSLGDDQLAATRSRKIGFIFQFFHLIPRLTAVQNIELPLMLAGVPARQRHLRSAALIDSFGLGGRSHHRPDELSGGQRQRVAIARAVINQPAVLLADEPTGNLDRSSGAEIIELLEELNRGGQTLVIVTHDPEIGERARRRVRVVDGRLAADTGG, via the coding sequence ATGATCGAACTCGTTGATATCTGCAGGACCTTTACCGTTGGCGGGCAGGAGGTGCGGGCCATGGACCATGTGTCGCTGACCATTGGCGCCGGCGAGTACCTGTCGATCATGGGGCCGTCCGGGTCGGGAAAATCGACCCTGCTCAACATCATCGGACTGCTCGATACCCCGAACAGCGGCACCTATCGCCTCGACGGCCGCGATGTCACCAGTCTTGGCGACGACCAGCTGGCGGCGACGCGCAGCCGGAAGATCGGCTTTATCTTCCAGTTTTTCCACCTCATCCCGAGATTGACCGCCGTCCAGAACATTGAACTGCCATTGATGCTGGCGGGGGTCCCCGCCCGCCAGCGCCACCTGCGCAGTGCCGCCCTTATCGACAGTTTTGGTCTTGGCGGGAGGAGCCATCACCGTCCGGACGAGCTATCGGGCGGCCAGCGGCAGCGGGTGGCAATTGCCCGGGCGGTTATTAACCAGCCGGCGGTGCTCCTCGCCGACGAACCTACCGGCAACCTTGATCGCAGCTCCGGGGCGGAGATAATCGAGTTGCTCGAAGAACTCAATCGCGGCGGGCAGACCCTGGTGATCGTCACCCACGACCCGGAAATAGGCGAACGGGCAAGGCGGCGGGTGCGAGTCGTGGATGGTCGATTGGCCGCCGACACCGGGGGCTGA
- a CDS encoding nitroreductase family protein produces the protein MAIPTSRTHEAATLHFFQERCNGCGLCVQVCKDFGIRLVDGKAQQVSDTSIFGCIACGHCMAICPQEAIMVDGRCLSADDLTPLPARGEAADYQGFLRLLQRRRSIREFKDKVVEGEVIDQVLEAVRTAPMGLPPSDVHVLVLDTKAKVRRFSQDFCTYLEGLKWLVSGWFLALMRPFWGKANDTLFRDFVRPLIYSYTGAMARGEDLVTYDAPVALYFYGSPFSDPADPIVAASYAMLAAESLGLGTCMLGGFHPLIQNGRAARRFREEQGIRYPSREGLIVIMGYPRVVYQRGIRRSLAAIDRYTGP, from the coding sequence ATGGCCATTCCCACTTCCAGAACCCATGAGGCGGCAACTCTGCATTTTTTCCAGGAGCGCTGCAACGGCTGCGGTCTGTGTGTCCAGGTTTGCAAGGATTTTGGTATCCGATTGGTTGATGGCAAGGCGCAGCAGGTGTCTGATACCTCTATTTTTGGTTGTATCGCCTGTGGTCACTGCATGGCGATCTGCCCGCAGGAGGCGATTATGGTGGATGGCCGCTGCCTCTCGGCGGACGATCTCACCCCACTGCCGGCCCGCGGCGAGGCAGCCGATTACCAAGGATTTCTGAGACTTCTACAGCGCCGCCGGTCTATTCGCGAATTTAAGGACAAGGTCGTAGAAGGGGAGGTGATCGACCAGGTGCTGGAGGCGGTTCGCACCGCCCCTATGGGCTTGCCGCCCTCGGATGTCCATGTCCTGGTGCTTGACACCAAGGCAAAGGTCCGCAGGTTTTCGCAAGACTTCTGCACCTATCTGGAAGGCTTGAAGTGGCTGGTTTCGGGATGGTTTCTCGCCCTGATGCGGCCCTTCTGGGGCAAGGCCAATGATACCCTGTTTCGCGATTTCGTCCGGCCGCTTATCTATTCCTATACCGGGGCAATGGCCCGCGGCGAGGACCTCGTCACCTACGATGCCCCGGTTGCCCTGTATTTTTATGGATCGCCTTTCAGCGATCCGGCCGATCCCATCGTTGCCGCCTCCTATGCCATGCTTGCCGCCGAGTCGCTGGGACTAGGCACCTGCATGCTTGGAGGCTTCCACCCGCTCATTCAGAATGGCCGGGCAGCCCGGCGCTTCCGGGAGGAACAGGGGATCCGCTATCCCAGCCGGGAAGGGCTGATTGTTATCATGGGCTACCCCCGCGTGGTGTATCAGAGAGGCATACGCCGCAGTCTTGCGGCCATCGATAGATATACGGGGCCATGA
- a CDS encoding TfoX/Sxy family protein, producing the protein MASDKSFVDFALEQMAEAGQITCKKMFGEYGVYCDGKIVALVCDNRLFIKPTAGGLAFAGAIAKAPPYPGAKEYLLIEEQLEDPAWLAELVRITAAEVVPSPPKKKKSSKGKA; encoded by the coding sequence TTGGCCTCGGATAAAAGCTTCGTTGATTTTGCCCTTGAACAGATGGCGGAAGCAGGGCAAATCACGTGCAAAAAAATGTTCGGCGAGTACGGCGTGTATTGCGATGGCAAGATCGTCGCCCTGGTGTGCGACAACCGCCTCTTTATCAAACCGACCGCAGGTGGCCTCGCCTTTGCCGGCGCTATCGCCAAGGCCCCACCGTATCCCGGGGCCAAGGAGTATCTGCTGATCGAAGAACAGCTGGAAGACCCCGCATGGCTGGCCGAACTCGTCCGCATCACCGCCGCCGAGGTGGTGCCCAGCCCGCCGAAAAAGAAAAAGAGCTCAAAAGGCAAGGCATAA
- a CDS encoding acyltransferase, translating into MQTVDPHKPADTGGFGNKLLSSALAILAFAVVYVIVDHLVISSFARMIVDMEGPVSTQAKAYFSRSVTNETFDENHATPAVGYTGGRRTTFQLYMENRTIKKLRFDPGRSPGIYKVYAITLFSYFGAPVKVKPHDPDIEVKAGPGTVVTKKTDHLEIASQTDDPHCIFGQAIAVDNPAFRFGVPLVFAILTFFVASRIRFSEFQFWRDLQEKKSSSGASYRALDGLRGLAALLVLLDHTGVPGCDGIGMAGVVMFFCLSGFLLTIPFAKDGSRILSISYVRNYFLRRVRRIVPMFYAMILVVYVFNARLEDAIRSALFLQGNTIYWTVLQEMHFYLLLPLVMLVNHLVFRDVKWRIIVFLLFLSLGFNYGYLSTYHVYGMGHSMPLYAGLFLGGMLTCYMYHTPSIRESVLLKKLCDNHLLTLALFVAVFLVHQFQPFPHFGKKYAGDWVLFGGYNYLVALLVFCLVMSERSCAARILQILPLRLLGVVSYSFYLLHPILMKVVKQVSQEYLQGRLAGIGAFVAALLLTFVVSTVTYTLIERPFIFGKNGR; encoded by the coding sequence TTGCAAACTGTTGATCCCCATAAACCTGCGGATACCGGTGGTTTCGGGAATAAGCTGCTTTCCAGCGCCCTTGCCATTCTGGCCTTTGCCGTCGTCTACGTCATCGTCGATCACCTGGTAATCTCGTCCTTTGCCAGGATGATCGTCGACATGGAAGGTCCGGTCTCGACCCAGGCCAAGGCCTATTTCTCAAGGAGCGTCACCAATGAAACCTTCGATGAGAATCACGCCACACCGGCGGTGGGCTACACGGGTGGACGGCGGACGACCTTCCAGCTTTATATGGAGAACCGGACCATTAAAAAACTGCGTTTTGATCCCGGGCGGAGCCCGGGGATCTACAAGGTCTATGCCATAACGCTTTTCAGCTATTTTGGCGCCCCGGTCAAGGTAAAGCCGCATGATCCCGACATCGAGGTCAAGGCCGGGCCGGGTACCGTAGTCACCAAAAAAACCGATCACCTTGAGATAGCCAGTCAAACAGACGACCCGCATTGCATCTTCGGGCAGGCCATTGCCGTCGACAATCCCGCCTTTCGTTTTGGCGTGCCGCTGGTCTTTGCCATCCTGACCTTTTTCGTCGCCAGCCGGATAAGGTTTTCGGAGTTTCAGTTCTGGCGGGATCTGCAGGAAAAAAAATCATCATCGGGGGCCAGCTATCGGGCTCTCGATGGGTTGCGTGGACTTGCGGCCCTCCTTGTCCTGCTTGATCATACCGGTGTGCCGGGCTGCGATGGCATCGGCATGGCCGGAGTGGTGATGTTTTTTTGTCTCAGTGGTTTTCTTCTCACCATACCCTTTGCAAAGGACGGTTCGCGGATCCTCAGCATTTCGTATGTGCGGAATTATTTTCTGCGCCGGGTTCGGCGTATCGTCCCGATGTTTTACGCCATGATTCTGGTGGTCTATGTCTTTAATGCCCGGCTTGAGGACGCCATCCGTTCCGCCCTCTTTCTGCAAGGGAATACCATTTACTGGACGGTGCTGCAGGAGATGCACTTCTATTTGCTGTTGCCGTTGGTCATGCTGGTCAATCATCTCGTCTTTCGGGATGTCAAATGGCGGATAATCGTGTTCCTGCTGTTCTTAAGCCTTGGATTTAATTACGGATACTTGTCGACCTACCACGTTTACGGCATGGGCCATTCAATGCCCCTCTATGCCGGGCTTTTCCTCGGTGGCATGCTGACCTGTTATATGTACCATACGCCGTCGATACGCGAGTCGGTATTGCTTAAAAAACTCTGTGATAATCATCTCTTGACCCTTGCGCTCTTTGTCGCGGTCTTTCTGGTGCATCAATTTCAGCCCTTTCCGCATTTCGGCAAAAAATACGCGGGAGACTGGGTGTTGTTTGGCGGCTACAACTATCTGGTTGCCCTCCTGGTTTTTTGTCTGGTCATGTCTGAGCGTTCTTGCGCGGCAAGAATTCTCCAGATATTGCCTCTCCGCCTCCTTGGGGTGGTGAGCTACAGTTTTTATTTGCTCCATCCGATTCTTATGAAGGTCGTCAAACAGGTGTCGCAGGAATATCTCCAGGGAAGGCTTGCCGGTATCGGGGCCTTCGTCGCGGCACTCCTCCTGACCTTTGTGGTCAGTACCGTGACCTACACCCTCATTGAGCGACCCTTTATCTTCGGCAAGAATGGCAGATAA
- a CDS encoding efflux RND transporter permease subunit, translating into MIVSDTAVKNSTTVFVLSVLLIIFGIYCYQALPRESEPDITIPNVFISTEYKGVSPTDIETAITVEIEKKLKGLEGLKKISSISAEGKSMINVEFVTGIDIDKALQDVKDKVDEAKGDLPNDLEDDPSVFEVNLSQMPIIVLSLSGTCGLSCLKEVADDLQDEIEAITGVMEVEINGGLTREIRVEVIPEKLSYYGLTISSLQNAVKSENTNTSGGAIRLGQGRFQLRVPGEFKTPEEIYGLVIGTHKGQPVYLKDVAEVIDGFKEETSISRLNGRDSVNLAIKKRAGENIITISKQVDKILDKEQRKWPSGTKITKVLDKSRDIEVMIADLENNIYSGLVLVLLVIFLSMGFRNAVLVSLSIPFSMFISFIVLYALGITLNMVVLFSLTLALGMLVDNAIVIIENTYRFMQQGASRVQAAMRATSEVAWPVIGSTVTTVAAFFPMLYWPGIMGEFMRFLPITLIVTLTASLFVALIINPAMGSLFMKIKGRPEHSGMTIEEISAAVDKPAAIKGFWLTLYSRTLTGALRKPFTVLALSFTGLILMVEVWFLVIGLEKPVEFFPDIDPKGFYVNIDTPEGADLDYIDRIIRRIELAISGHGEGTGKEGGQQLTSLQALAPKEYTKPNGETYHGPSDLKNVKDVYMQGVVSAAGGSAFSANSPNHVGVRFIDLEERGESSYTTVNTIRERVRDIPGGKITIAKEEEGPPTGAPINLEISGPDFEVLGKIAKQVKDVLSQIPFVEDVRDDFVEGIPSVQVNVDRQKAALFGLTTDMIGFALKTAYNGLNVSSFRQGNDDYDITLQLKEADRRVVDVLHELLLPTPSGETVPLTTVAKITFAGSIGDINRINNQRVVTVKANIEETKTTGPVVREEATKFIDQVNLPAGYNMKFTGEQDEQKESEDFLGKAFLVALLLIFLTLVAMFNSVSQPFIIMTSVILSLGGAFLGLVVFRAPFGIIMSGVGVISLAGVVVNNAIVLLDYINKLRERGYALSDAVVFAGVTRLRPVLLTAITTILGLIPMVTGVSYDFHTWSMAWVSESSLWWKSMANVVIFGLFVATFLTLIVVPTLYYISARFVEKRQAAAKRIKELYWRPYALLAGEPRPGEEK; encoded by the coding sequence ATGATCGTTTCCGATACCGCCGTTAAAAACAGCACCACCGTTTTTGTCCTGTCGGTGCTGCTGATCATCTTCGGCATCTACTGCTATCAGGCCTTGCCGCGCGAGAGCGAGCCGGACATCACTATTCCCAATGTCTTTATCTCGACTGAGTACAAAGGTGTATCGCCTACCGACATCGAGACGGCGATAACCGTTGAGATCGAGAAGAAGCTGAAGGGACTTGAGGGCCTGAAGAAGATCTCCTCAATCAGCGCCGAGGGCAAGTCGATGATCAACGTCGAGTTCGTCACCGGCATTGATATCGACAAGGCCTTGCAGGACGTCAAGGACAAGGTCGACGAGGCGAAGGGTGATCTCCCCAATGACCTTGAGGATGACCCCTCGGTCTTTGAGGTCAACCTGTCGCAGATGCCGATCATCGTTCTGTCCCTGTCCGGTACCTGCGGTCTATCCTGCCTGAAGGAGGTTGCCGATGATCTGCAGGACGAGATTGAGGCTATTACCGGGGTCATGGAGGTAGAGATCAACGGCGGCCTGACTCGGGAGATACGGGTTGAGGTCATTCCGGAAAAACTTTCCTACTACGGTCTGACCATCAGCAGCCTACAGAACGCCGTGAAAAGCGAAAACACCAATACCTCGGGCGGGGCCATCCGTCTTGGTCAGGGCCGCTTTCAGCTGCGGGTGCCCGGTGAATTCAAGACCCCGGAGGAGATCTACGGCCTGGTCATCGGCACCCATAAAGGCCAGCCGGTGTACCTGAAGGATGTCGCCGAGGTTATCGACGGCTTCAAGGAGGAGACCAGCATCTCCCGCTTGAACGGCCGGGATTCGGTCAATCTGGCGATCAAGAAACGGGCAGGGGAAAACATTATCACCATCAGCAAGCAGGTCGACAAGATCCTCGACAAGGAGCAACGGAAGTGGCCGAGCGGCACCAAGATCACCAAGGTCCTTGATAAATCCAGGGATATCGAGGTGATGATCGCCGACCTGGAAAATAATATCTACTCCGGCCTGGTCCTGGTGCTCCTCGTCATCTTCCTGTCGATGGGTTTTCGCAACGCCGTTTTGGTCAGTCTATCCATCCCCTTTTCGATGTTCATCAGTTTTATTGTCCTCTATGCCCTGGGGATCACCCTGAACATGGTGGTGCTTTTCAGCCTGACCCTGGCCCTTGGCATGCTCGTCGATAATGCCATTGTTATTATCGAAAACACCTACCGCTTCATGCAGCAGGGGGCAAGCCGGGTGCAGGCAGCGATGCGGGCGACGAGCGAGGTTGCCTGGCCGGTCATTGGTTCGACGGTGACCACCGTCGCGGCATTCTTTCCCATGCTCTACTGGCCGGGAATCATGGGCGAATTCATGCGTTTTCTGCCGATCACCCTGATCGTCACCCTGACCGCCAGCCTCTTTGTCGCCCTGATCATCAATCCGGCCATGGGGTCGCTGTTTATGAAGATCAAGGGCCGGCCGGAGCACAGCGGCATGACCATCGAAGAGATCTCGGCGGCGGTTGACAAACCGGCGGCAATCAAGGGCTTCTGGCTGACCCTGTACAGCAGGACCCTGACCGGGGCCCTGAGGAAACCCTTCACCGTCCTCGCCCTCAGCTTTACCGGTCTGATCCTCATGGTGGAGGTCTGGTTCCTGGTCATCGGTCTGGAAAAACCGGTGGAATTCTTCCCCGATATTGATCCCAAGGGTTTCTACGTCAATATCGATACCCCGGAGGGGGCCGACCTTGACTATATCGACCGGATCATCCGGCGTATCGAACTGGCCATTTCCGGCCATGGCGAAGGTACAGGAAAAGAAGGCGGGCAGCAACTGACCTCGCTTCAGGCCCTGGCCCCCAAGGAATACACCAAACCGAATGGCGAAACATACCATGGTCCAAGTGACCTGAAAAACGTCAAGGACGTCTACATGCAGGGGGTCGTCAGCGCCGCCGGCGGCTCGGCCTTCAGCGCCAATTCGCCCAATCATGTGGGCGTGCGCTTTATTGATCTGGAAGAACGCGGCGAGTCGTCATACACTACCGTCAACACTATCCGCGAGCGGGTCCGCGATATCCCCGGCGGCAAGATCACCATTGCCAAGGAGGAAGAGGGGCCGCCGACCGGTGCCCCGATCAACCTGGAAATCTCCGGCCCGGACTTTGAGGTCCTCGGTAAGATAGCCAAACAGGTCAAGGATGTCCTCAGCCAGATCCCCTTTGTCGAGGATGTTCGCGATGATTTTGTCGAGGGCATCCCCTCGGTGCAGGTCAACGTTGACCGACAGAAGGCGGCGCTTTTTGGGCTGACCACCGACATGATCGGCTTCGCCCTGAAGACCGCCTATAACGGACTGAACGTTTCCTCCTTTCGCCAGGGCAACGATGATTATGATATCACCCTGCAGCTGAAGGAGGCTGACCGCAGGGTCGTCGATGTTCTCCATGAACTGCTGCTGCCCACGCCCTCCGGTGAAACGGTGCCGCTGACGACGGTCGCTAAGATCACCTTTGCCGGTTCGATCGGCGACATCAACCGCATCAATAACCAGCGGGTGGTGACGGTCAAGGCCAATATCGAAGAAACCAAGACCACCGGCCCGGTGGTGCGGGAAGAGGCGACAAAGTTCATCGACCAGGTCAACCTGCCGGCCGGCTACAATATGAAATTCACCGGTGAGCAGGATGAGCAGAAGGAGTCGGAGGACTTTCTCGGCAAGGCCTTTTTGGTCGCCCTGCTTCTTATCTTCCTGACCCTGGTGGCGATGTTCAACTCGGTGAGCCAGCCTTTTATCATCATGACCTCGGTCATCCTCTCCCTTGGCGGGGCCTTCCTCGGCCTTGTGGTGTTTCGCGCGCCCTTTGGCATTATCATGTCCGGGGTCGGGGTCATTTCTCTGGCCGGAGTCGTGGTCAATAACGCCATCGTTCTTCTTGACTACATCAATAAACTTCGGGAGCGGGGCTATGCCCTCAGCGATGCGGTGGTCTTTGCCGGAGTCACCCGGCTGCGGCCGGTGCTGCTCACCGCCATTACCACTATTCTCGGTCTTATTCCCATGGTAACCGGGGTTTCCTACGATTTTCATACCTGGTCCATGGCCTGGGTGAGCGAATCGAGCCTATGGTGGAAGTCGATGGCCAATGTGGTTATCTTCGGCCTGTTCGTTGCCACCTTTTTAACCCTTATCGTCGTCCCCACCCTCTATTATATCTCTGCCCGTTTTGTCGAGAAGCGGCAGGCGGCAGCAAAGCGGATAAAGGAACTGTACTGGCGGCCCTATGCGCTATTGGCCGGTGAGCCGCGACCAGGAGAAGAAAAATAA
- a CDS encoding efflux RND transporter periplasmic adaptor subunit: MNHQNAAPRTARAKIVYFVWNNLPRFTLLALIVLVILLAGMIKKETAAIATSKADALKQERPPINAVTLALQPGIIHDRINLPGNIEPWTTLSLLAKISGTIAEIHVREGQKVKKGDVLLRIDDEDYSIAVDRAKAAYQLAKAEYERDKAIYAKGVIPTAELDTNKTRMDTARADYENAQLQLARCMVTAPMQGVVRKLDAKVGLHLAVGDPIAEILEIDRLKAVVGIPESEVTAVRGIDAIDISLQALGDRIVSGKVHFLSSSPDTVARLFRLELAIDNSAGEILPGMFFRADVVKRTVPDALVIPFYSVISRNKEQYVYVEEDGTVKKKNVRLGIMEKWMVQVVEGLQAGEKLLVEGHRDVEDQQKVKVVKAAADIKELTL; the protein is encoded by the coding sequence ATGAACCACCAGAATGCCGCCCCGCGCACGGCCCGGGCAAAAATCGTCTACTTTGTCTGGAACAACCTGCCGCGATTCACCCTCCTCGCCCTGATCGTTCTGGTCATTCTTCTTGCCGGCATGATCAAAAAGGAGACTGCGGCGATTGCAACCTCCAAGGCTGATGCCCTGAAGCAAGAGCGTCCACCGATCAACGCGGTGACCCTTGCCCTGCAGCCGGGGATCATCCATGACCGGATCAACCTGCCCGGCAACATTGAGCCGTGGACCACCCTGTCGCTGCTGGCGAAAATAAGTGGGACGATTGCCGAGATCCACGTCCGTGAGGGGCAGAAGGTGAAAAAAGGCGACGTTCTTCTGCGGATTGACGATGAGGACTACAGCATAGCCGTCGACCGGGCCAAGGCCGCCTACCAATTGGCGAAGGCCGAATACGAGAGGGATAAGGCCATTTATGCCAAGGGGGTCATTCCTACTGCCGAGCTTGACACCAATAAAACCAGGATGGACACCGCCCGGGCCGACTATGAAAATGCCCAGCTGCAGCTGGCCCGCTGCATGGTGACCGCGCCGATGCAGGGCGTGGTGCGCAAGCTGGATGCCAAGGTCGGTCTGCATTTGGCGGTGGGTGATCCGATTGCCGAGATCCTCGAAATCGACCGGCTGAAGGCGGTGGTCGGGATCCCGGAATCGGAGGTAACGGCGGTGCGCGGCATCGACGCCATCGATATTAGCCTCCAGGCCCTCGGCGACCGTATCGTTTCCGGCAAGGTCCACTTCCTGTCATCCTCGCCCGACACCGTAGCCCGGCTGTTTCGTCTTGAACTGGCCATCGACAACAGCGCCGGGGAGATCCTGCCGGGGATGTTTTTTCGTGCCGACGTGGTGAAGAGAACCGTGCCGGATGCTCTCGTCATCCCCTTTTACAGCGTCATCTCCAGGAACAAAGAACAATACGTATATGTTGAGGAAGACGGAACGGTGAAAAAGAAAAACGTCCGTCTCGGCATCATGGAAAAATGGATGGTGCAGGTCGTTGAAGGGCTGCAGGCTGGTGAAAAACTCCTTGTCGAAGGCCACCGCGACGTCGAGGACCAGCAGAAGGTGAAGGTGGTCAAGGCCGCTGCCGATATAAAGGAACTGACACTATGA